A region of the Salvia splendens isolate huo1 chromosome 11, SspV2, whole genome shotgun sequence genome:
GATGTGTTGTTAAATttgaattgttcagaggataatttgacaACGGATTATGTAAGTTCTTATAGTAGATGATCTTTTATTCCCGCGCTTCTGCATGAAGTTATTATCTTTGAAAATTATTTCATGAAGTTATACGttgcaaacatgttcagtgcacacGATTAGGTTGATGAATTAATCCTAAAATATGTCTTTTGATGTAGGTGTAGAATGATTCAAGTCtaatgagcaacttggagtgacatgcTTTTCCGTTTGAGAAATCCTCTGTTTGTCTTAATTTTGTCCAACATCTTTTCAAAACCGAAAATCAAACCTTTTCAGTTCAGGCTCTCTACCTTCGCGATTGAGGCTCTCTACCTTCGCGATTGAGGCTTTCCTCGTTCAAATTTCCATCACTCTTCTCTCTGGCACAATTCACCTCCTTTGCTGTTATTTGATAGAGTAGTAATTATGTTTTGACTATTTTTATTGTAATGTGGATTTCCAGTTACTGTTATATGATTGATGAGCTCTAGCAAATGCAGCTGAAGCAACCGTGTTAAATAGGTGAGCTCTCTTGTCTCATTTCTAAAATGTGTGTAGATCACTGCAGCAAAAAAATCAGATAAAGACActttttaatgttattaagGATGCTAATTGGTGTTCTAATTATACCACCAATACTTCATAAAATGTCCGTATTGTtagtgtcccaactaaaattagggGACATAAATTCAAGCGTTGTAAAAAGCAGAAGGTTAAGATAATTTGCCTCTACTACACAGCAGGATGATAAACTTGCACCTGCAATTGATTGTAGAAAAAGTGCTAAAAACAATGGCTACATATGAGTTGCACGTGAACACAAAATTCTCCAAATCAATGGCAAATAAATCAAGAGATGGAAGTTAAAAAAGTTTGTTACATTTCATGATCAACCAGATATTGCTGTGACAAATATACAAACTATATTGGTGCTCCTTCGTTAGAAGATTTGACATGTTTCGTCTCCGATTCTCGTATGCGTGCAAACACTACAAACCCAATAGCTTCGAGAGTCTATCCGAAAGGTTGGCTATCACGAATCCTGCAAACACCTGCACCGTAAAGATGTTCCGAATAGAGGTCATGCAACGGATCTTGACCTATCAGACAGTCCGACACAAGTTTTTGTATAATACCTGGATTGAGCCAAGAATGTAGATGGCCGAATAAGATCTCCCGTGAATCATCATGTCGGCCACCATGGCGAGTGGAATGGTGAGGGACATGCCCAGGGTGGCCACGAGTGGCGTTGTCCAGACGACACACAATGCCCTAAACACGACCAGAGCAAAATTATGAGACTGTACGAGGTCTGtgttgagaagaaaaaaaagcagTAGTTTCTCGTACCAAAAATAGTCCGAAAGAACGCTCCCAACAAGCCCGTTAGCAATCACAATTTCATCCATCTTAGCTGAATGAGGAATGGTAAATTTGGGTTCTATGCCTAAAGCTGTTAACGGCCATACTGCAACCAATGCGGATTTAGAGTCGATTACAAAACGAGAAACACATAGAGCATGCCCTAATGACTTACCAAGCCACCAAAGAGCCACGAGTGTGAATAGGCCAATATAGCCGAACAGCTTCTGCACGTCAACCCTCTCTCCTTCCTCGCCAGAAAACTTCTTTAGCAGCACTGAAGCACAATATTAAGTATCACGGAAATAAGTAACGTGGCCTTAAGTTGTACCATAATCGAGTGAGAAAAGCAAGTTACCAGTGAATAAACCATAAGTCATAGCTGATAGAAGCCCAAATACATCCCCGGAAAGAGAGCGCTTGCTACTTCTTTAACAGAAACAAAAAGTTTGAACCATCAGTCCTGAAATATACATTACAATTGCACTGAGGAATAACATGAAACTGAAGACATGCGAGATTCAAGAAAACAGGGGGAGACACTCACGAAGACATATTTAGCTCCGACTCATCAGCAGCCCAAGTTTTTCCTAGGGTTGTCATGACGACGCCACCAATGCTAACAAACACAGCAACTACCTTGGCAAAATTTAAGGTATCTTGGCCCAAGAACGCCCCAAAGAAGAGAGTAAACAGCCCTGAGGTGGAGGATAAAACGGTAGTACTTGCAACACTCGTCCGTGCAAGAGCAGCATTTGAGAAATACTGGAAAAGATGAGCAAATTTGACAATTTCCTGAAAACTAACTCAAGTAATACACATTGAACTAAGGTACCTCAGTGATGAACCAAAGAGGGGCGAGGTAGAATCCATAAGTAGCAATTTCTTTAGCTGTGATCTCTTTCTCGGGTTTGATACTACTTTTAGAATCATCTACAGAAACCAAGGGCTTCCCCTCATCATGTTCAGAGAGGTCTACCTCACTGTCTTTCCTGTTGATGTGTCCTTGAATTTCGATTTCAAAGATTTTCTGTGCGGAGCCAAGACCGGGGAAAACGTCGTCACCCTTTCTGCTAGCCCGTTTCTTGAGGATATTACACAACCAGTCTTTGAGGAATGCTATAGGTATATAAATCACCATTAAAGAAGCTCCAAGGTATGTCACAGCAACCCAAATAATGACAACGGTAGCAATCAAAATCAGACCACCTCTATATCTCCACCCCATCACAAATTCAAGCAAAGCCCAGATTCCAAAATTTGATCTTGACCAAGATAAGCAAACAAGATCTGAACTTTCTCACTCCCAAAACTGCAGAATCTTGCAAGAATGCCACCGACCGACAAAAGGAACAACCAACTCAAAACAATGTAAATAGAAACCTTAATCACTAGGTAATTTGTTAGTTAGGTTGGAACACATCAAAGCAACAGCAATTATTAAGCTGTAGATTGATGGAGAAGGGCAGTAACAAAATTCAGCGAAAAAAGTTCAAGAAAGCCGCTTGGGAATGGAGATGGGGGAAATTTTTTAGGTTACACAATCATATACAAAATCTGCAGttaattcttttaaaaattgcattGACTGCGAAATTATTGGTTTACTAGAAAGGAAAGTTTTTTCCTTTGCCTTCACGTGTTAATTACAGCACGTCAAAACCTTGAACTTCACCCCACTCTTTCCGCTCAATtttctcaattctctctcttatccgttccttaaattactattcatggtctcaactatacttttttactctatggacggaacctgcaaccctccatctcttatccgtctcttaaattactattcattcaatttcattttttatttttatttccaaccaaattcaattaataaaaacacacttcattaaataaaataaaattacaacataaaataaaaatacaacttaaaattaaaaaaaaacagataattaaaatacaattttatagaaaataaaaaaactctaCCGGCGAATCAttccccgaaggcggtggaggtgcactaaagccacctggaggcggaataccaagttgtcttgccataaactcaattccggcaagataggcttggtattggggaggcgtcatgcgggaagtgcccgcctggcttgattcggctcggcccctcctccatctagccgccttcgccgcttttctcccttgcggccgacggcgcccacgggaggaccccccgacATTTCTCCcttgccctcaacctcctgcaaggcaaactcttgtgcggctgcccgaaccgccctcactggacgagtattggccacccgtcgtgtgcttcgtgcgcttcgaggtcgagcccgagctggaccggacaccgctgtcccacctttcctcgtctttgacgacctcccaaacattgacatgtttgaattgtttgccggtgtcgtcgaagtagactcgcaaagccaacctcagaatgtcggctcccgtggctccgctttggtaatgagccgcttcactcttgtagatggcgcagaattttttgacctctctgtcgactcggtcaaagtgagcgcggagcatcttaaatgtgtggcggcgggacccctttggcttaatctcgtggtaggcctcggtgaccttttcccagaagcacttccgggattgttgattcccgactatgggatcgtacgagatgcTGATCCAGACGTTGTACACAGCCAGCGTTTCCttggggctgtacggatgccggcctagatcctcctcctcgtccgcctccgcctccgccctggagcttccaccgcctcggctgcatccaccgcctcggccttcttcctgagtgggttcaacggaataatcctcccgaatctgggataatccctgcgaatacctcaggGCGGAGggcgggcgtatgcatccacatcaaaatggggtggttggtacccccccggcgtcgacgaaccctgggtgcctggcgtcgacgaaccggaaccaccacccaggacattgtacatgcccccagtcgccgaacgcgttgatgtcgaaccccccggagccgccaccgccagagtttccgtcgccggacattttgtgatgagaggttagataaaaattggagaggaaatggagataatttgagaaaaatagatgtgtatttgtgtgtgaaatgatgatgcattatgagtatttatagagtaaaagaACGGTaatattaacggtaatattaccgtttttggCGGGACgtctcgccatccgtctcggcgggacggaacgctcggcgggctggggacgagacggggcgctgcaacgcgtcatgCAGCCGTCTCATCTCGTCCCGGCGTGACGgattacgggccacccgcgtgacgcgttgcgggtggccttatagTGTGCCTGTCAATTGTCATGCAGTGATCATTGCCAATTGGTATGTTAGTTAGGGAATTGCATTAAATTAGAGATAAAGAATGTGTTAAATTCATCATTATTGGGTTTTAAATTGGAGCAGAAAATTTAATTTGGTGCTGAAATTTGTGAAAAAAGGTTAGAAGTCAGGTCAGCTGGgaaattttaatattgttaGTTAAGTAAGGAGGTTGCAAAGTAGCAATCAtatccaataaataattgaatacAATTGAAAGGAACAAAAACTCTGTctcttcttgaatttcttctGTCTCACCAAAACTGTTATGAGCTATGTTTACATTTAACACCTTGGTTTGTTCTTGATAGGTTAACGTCCGGTTTTTCACTGATTGACGAGGTCCATTTCATATTAAGTGCCATCTAAATAAAAATCATGTGTCAATTCTCCATCCAATATAGCCCTTGTGAGTGTCATTATGCATCTCCCCATTTTATCCAAAAAATGTTCAGTTTTCATCAAGAGAATCAACAACATATTCATTTTGATAATTTGAATCACCTTCACAAAGGTGTCATGGTCATAAACATCAACTATCAGCAGTTCATGCAATCCATCCTCGACCACAAAATGAAATGTGTGATTCTAAACTGGATTCAGTGTGTCATTTAGTACCTGCAAAGTATACAACATTACACCTACTTGATCAAGACAACATTTTTAGTACTAAAACCTCGTCAAGAAAATGGCACCCTTGTCTTGTTTTTGTGCTTGGATTTTTTCATTGTTagtgttggaatcgtgcttggtcaaacgactttgactaataataaatgttacaagacatttaattttgtgaaattaaatgcaatagcgtcgatctacgttccgagtagatgaccgtagtatattcattttctcaaatctaattcacggtgagtgagaaataatatattaaagttggtcacaataaagctagaaatgagttatgggaaaaactaagggattaattaactaagtgttaattatcccacatcggggatgataaacttctttgatgaagtatttaataagatgaattattatgtgtaataattatcatggaataagacgggtgacagagcccacacgcgcacgtcgccgccgcccgcccgcgaccCGGGCGCCGGGTGTCTTGTGccttgggtggtctttgggctggcataacgggagacaaaaggtccccgatggaccccgacggtccatggtgtatcccgttgTGTAGCATGTctaggtgcgtcgtgtctcttcagctcccgatggctagtgcaccagtcaataacccctgCCGGTTACaatcaagccatcatggcacacataatggttgTTGACTCTATCAATGcccctgcgggtggacttggcctataaatagacatgcatccattgcattctacacagaacatacacaagcattcttgcatacacgctctctccctctctgcataatctttccgccgaagctctgcccccgccttactcccgttcgccggagctctgttgctagcggtgctgctacttcagagacgaagccgttttatcttcggggacgacacgccaatccgagagcactaccgaggtgtatctcgtcttgcggaaagaggactcctcgactcggcttacatctttacggtttattgtttcaaattcttctttgtaattttattttagtttatttccgtttaatttcttcattcttcattgggttgtattacgcccggttagtgtatctttgtatcacagtCAATCTAAagccaacaatcgcaagacgagatacgcttgccgttgaagaaggagtttggactttaaattgaatctaaaactttcgaaactaatACCTTAGCATGGGGATGGATCCCGTTGCTACGTTCGCCATCGCCACTTTCCCCGACTCCAACATCGACGTGCCCACTGTTCCCCTGGCTCCCCGTCGGGTCCTCGCCATGACCACGACTCCCGTCGAGTCCACATCATTACCTATGACTACCCATAACGCCATGAGAAATTACTAACCCGTTTGGGTTGATTGGTGCATCCACCTTTGGTGGCACCGATGGTTCCACATTAAGTGGTTCCATGGGATCCTTGATAGGATCGATTGTTGGACCTTTCGAGGTCAACACAGGTGTCGGGGCCTTCGGGACCAACACGAAGAATGACGGTTCCACTTTTTGTGGTTCCGCGAGATCCTCCAATGGATCGTGTGTTGGTGCCTTTGGGGCCAATACACAAATTGACGGTTCCACTATTAGTGGTTCCTTGAGATCCTCTAACGGATCAAGTGTTGAGGCCTTCGAGATCAACACATGTGTTGGGACCTTAGGGGCCAACACGAGAACTgaggttccacttttagtggctCCATAGAATCCTCTAACGAATTGAGTGGCTGGGTCCAACACGAGAGTTGATGCCTTTGGGATCAACGCGACTGACTCCAATGTGGGGGAGAGACCTCGTGAATGTGAATGGTCGGTAAGTCTTACGGAACGTCTCCCGTCGTTCCCATGGATAGGGTCGTTGGGCGTGTCTCATTGGTCTcaagggacgtctcccgttcgtcgggagacatgggagACGTTTTGCTCTCGTCCGTGCCTTAGAAAATGTTCGAAGACATTTGGCACACATTGGTCCcaagggacgtctcccgttcAACGGGAGACATGACGGACATTCGACTCTCGTCCGTGGCATGggaaatgtcgggagacatttctCACCCGTTCGTGCCTTCAAAACGTCGGGAGACATTGCACTCCCATTAGTGCCTTAGAATATGTCGGGAGACGTATGACACACATCTGCGCCGTGGGAAATGTCAGGAGCAAATTTTGCACCCGTTGGTCTCctgttcgtcgggagacatgggctCCCATCCGTGCCTTGGGAAATGTGAGTAGATTTTTTGCACCCTTACATCCCATGTGAGATATCGGGAGAAATTTTGCACACGTCTGTCTCTTAGGAGACCTCGGGAGCAAATTTTGCACCCGTCGGTCTCCCTTCATCGGGAGACATGGGGAGACATTTGGCACCCGTTCAGATGTCGGGAGAAAGATGAAACCACCAACCAAGAAGCTTGGTGGAGCCAACTATATCAAACATGCCAAAGGCAACATAGCCGCCATGTTAACTGAAGAAGTCAACCACGTCGAGAACAAAGGTGGTTGGTATATCGACACGGGCGTCACTGCCCACGTGTGTGCCGATAGAAGTAAGTTCTACACTTACAAGACTATTGAGGGGAGGAAGCTCAACATGGGGAATAAAACCTCGTCCAAATGTGTCGACTTTGGAGATGTggtcctcaagatgacgtccgACGTGACAATCACTCTAAGAAAATGCTACATGTCCCGGACATACGCAAGAACATAGTTTCTGGATCAATACTTGTAAATatgggtttaaacttgtatttgagtctgataagttctttgtgtataagtttggaaaaccCATCGGAAAATGTTATGTAACCGAAGGTTCTTTTTAAACTAAGTGTATCGGCTATTCGCCGCGTtgaaaagccattggctaataatgaaAATGTAAATACTCCCTTCTATTTGTGGCATTATAGATTAGGACATGTGAATCCTAATGCTATAAAATTTTAGTAAACGTGGATTTACTAAAGACAAAAGAAGACAATACCCAAACAAATGTGAGACTTGTCTTGAGGCGAAAATGACTAGATTATCGTTTCATTCTATTGAACGAAACATGAAACCCCTTGAAAATTCACATTGATGTGTGTGATTTAACATTCGTGCAAACTAGAAGTggtataaaatactttatcacgttcatagatgattgcacaagatgttgctatctttattttttaagaagtaaagttgaagcaattgaagtgttcaaaaattataagaacgaagtcgggaatcaacttggattgtaaatcaaaatgattcaaagtgatagaggaggcgaatacgTAGCCCcatttgaggaattatgcaacacaagtggtataattcctcaaacggttGCACCATATTCAACACAATCTATTGGTGCTACAGAACGCAAGAAACTGAACTcttaaagagatgataaatGCGTTACTGATTAGTTCAGAGATGCCCCAGAATATGTGGGGGGaaactgttttgacagccaactacatcctaaacaaaatcccactcaaaagtaaggatgttactccttatgagttgtggaagagaaggaagtcatcctacaaatacctcaaagtgtggggtgtttgacaaaggtgatggttcctctgccgaaagaagttacaatcggtcctaacacggttgattgcatctttattgggtatgcacttaataggAGCGCTTATCGATTTATTGTctacaagtctgaaataccgactgcGACCGTAGGAAtaacaatcgagtcaagaaatgtagtatttcttgaaaaatatatttcctcgcaaagacaaggaTAATGTAGCATCCAATTCTGAGATGAGAATTaaggatgaagccactagttctgaatcagtggatgaagagccagaatcgCACAAGCGAATAAGGCCAGATCCAAACGATAcaatactaagacgtggtagtagggtcagtaCACCAAAGACAGTTGGTCCTTACTATattgcttttatgttggatgaagaactaatatcgataaaagtagcctttggtGGCCCAGACGGACTGCATTAAAGAGaaactgttcaaagcgaaattgattcaattttgctaaactaCACTTAGGTGTTgtttgatctacctgaaggtgctaaacctttaggatgcaaatgagtcCTTAAAAGCAAGTTTAAGGTCGTTGGAACAGTTGGTAAGTATAAATGGTGAtttaagatgaaatctatatggaacaacctgacggttttgtagtacctggccAAGAGAGAAAGGTTTGCAAACTGGTTAAGTCCTTCTATGGACTAAAACGAGCGTCGTTGCTTGAAATTTGATAGTGTGACGTtatcaaatgaatttaaaatcaacgaatgtgacaaatgtgtctacattaagaacactgataatggatacgttatagtgtgcctttacgttgatgatatgttaatcatgggtagtaacacctaACTATACGAaaaccatgttaaagagaaactttgacatgaaggatatgggtctagtcgatgtgatttttggaatgaaaaattctaattcaaatgaatcatcttgacacaatctcattatgttgacaAAGTACTAAAGAGATTCAACGCCTATGATGACATGCCGGTTGAGACACCTATAtagctcaatgttcacttgagcaagaacaagggcGAGCCTGTtacacaagaagattatgcacaggtcattgggtgcattatgtatttgactaattgcactagaCTTGACATTGTTTGTGTAGTGAACAAGTttagtcgttacacgagcaattcaagcaaggagcattggaaagctcttgtaagagttttgaggtacttgaaatatactcaaaatcatgggctataGTTCTCGATATActccccggtacttgaagggtactgtgatgcgaactggatatccgataacaaagactcactttgaacaagtggatatgtctttactattggggggtactgtctcgtggaaatccatgaAATAGACAtatatagcccgatcaaccatggaatcggaattcatagctttagaaaTTCCTTGATGATATTCTATGGTGGTTTAAGCCGGTGCCTCCAGTGTTGATTCATTGTGATAGCTAAGCTGCTACAGGAAGGGCAAATAATGGcttttataatggtaagtctcgacatactcgtcgacgacataataccatgagacatttgatcacaacagagGTGATTACatttgactatgtgaagtcattgGGTAATCTAGCTGATCCGCTAACCATatggttaaatcgtgatcaaatgaataaattgttagagggaatgagtttaaaatccacaaactaaagaattgtcatagtggtagcCCAACCAtaatgactggagatcccaagaacttggttcaatgggaaaactaagctatgagagttcgtgtgaaacactctTCTATAtttattccctagagagcaatagagtgctGAAAAACTTGtctagtggtgaggttaagtctatgaattttaatgatccctaaaggatctcgttgagatgaagttctcaaggagaccaagtatggcaagatacttaacgaggaatcacctatgtaagtgtaaagtggggccgcttcaaacaatacacttatgaatccaaagtggtgtccaaggcccgaaatggacacaaaacgtgagaacggatgaggttgaggtgtttaagtgttaacatcattgtctcggt
Encoded here:
- the LOC121756553 gene encoding uncharacterized transporter C405.03c-like isoform X2 produces the protein MGWRYRGGLILIATVVIIWVAVTYLGASLMVIYIPIAFLKDWLCNILKKRASRKGDDVFPGLGSAQKIFEIEIQGHINRKDSEVDLSEHDEGKPLVSVDDSKSSIKPEKEITAKEIATYGFYLAPLWFITEYFSNAALARTSVASTTVLSSTSGLFTLFFGAFLGQDTLNFAKVVAVFVSIGGVVMTTLGKTWAADESELNMSSSKRSLSGDVFGLLSAMTYGLFTVLLKKFSGEEGERVDVQKLFGYIGLFTLVALWWLVWPLTALGIEPKFTIPHSAKMDEIVIANGLVGSVLSDYFWALCVVWTTPLVATLGMSLTIPLAMVADMMIHGRSYSAIYILGSIQVFAGFVIANLSDRLSKLLGL
- the LOC121756553 gene encoding uncharacterized transporter C405.03c-like isoform X1, coding for MGWRYRGGLILIATVVIIWVAVTYLGASLMVIYIPIAFLKDWLCNILKKRASRKGDDVFPGLGSAQKIFEIEIQGHINRKDSEVDLSEHDEGKPLVSVDDSKSSIKPEKEITAKEIATYGFYLAPLWFITEYFSNAALARTSVASTTVLSSTSGLFTLFFGAFLGQDTLNFAKVVAVFVSIGGVVMTTLGKTWAADESELNMSSSSKRSLSGDVFGLLSAMTYGLFTVLLKKFSGEEGERVDVQKLFGYIGLFTLVALWWLVWPLTALGIEPKFTIPHSAKMDEIVIANGLVGSVLSDYFWALCVVWTTPLVATLGMSLTIPLAMVADMMIHGRSYSAIYILGSIQVFAGFVIANLSDRLSKLLGL